TTTCCGCCACCGCTTGGACCAATAATTACTTTTGTCTCTCCTTCGTTTATGGAAAAACTTACGCCTTTCAAAACCTCGTTTTTGTGATAGGACTTTTTCAAATTCTCAACTCTTAAAACTTCTTTCATCTTTTTTCTCCTAAACCTGGAATTCGAATTCTCTCATATAAGTTGTTAAGGCTGCTCATCGAAATTTTCACGAGGACAAAGTAAACAAGCGCTATAAAAATGTAGATTTCAAGATACCTTCCAACAGAACGGGCAATAAAGTCTGCTCTCGTCATTATATCCATTACACCAAGCACAAAGGCAATTGAAGTGTCCTTTAGGACTGTTATAAACTCGTTTGTCCAGCCAGGAATCATTATTCTTATAGCTTGCGGAACTAAAATCTCCTTAAAGACCTGAAACTTTGTCATCCCTAAAGATAGCCCTGCATGTAATTGCCCTGCGCTTATTGCTTCAAGGGAACTCCTGAATATCTGCCCCTGGTAAGAAGCACTTCTAAGCCCAAGCCCTAAAATTGCAGACAGTGCCATACCAAGGTTAAATCCAAAATAAAGAAGAAGGAATAGAAGCATTAAAGGAATCCCTCTTAAAATTTCACCAACAGCTCTAAAGAAATAAGAAAACGGGGGAGGCAAATATACCTCCCCAAATGCAAGGATGCTTCCCAAAACCAATCCCAAACCAATACTTACGAATGTAAGGAAAATTGTCCAGAATATCCCCTTCAACACATAAAGTATGTTCGAAAGGTTTAAAACGCTTATATCAAAAATCATCCTGCAAAATTACCCGCCAAAGTATTTGTTTATAAGGTCTGTCCAATCCTGTGTCCCTTTAACCTCTGAAAGGGCTTTTTCGAGTTTTGATTTGAGTTCTGTGTTCCCTTTCTTTACGAAAAGCCCTGCTTCCTCTTTTGTAAGTTCGCCTGTTACCTTGAATTCCTGCTTTTGAGTGTAGTAGGTTGCAACAGGTGCATCAGTTACAACGACATCAACATTGCCGTTTTGCAGGTCTGTTATTGCAAGGACAGCTGAAGTATATCTCATTACATTTGCATTCTTAATTTTGCCATCAGCAATTGCCTTGTCAATCGCCTCTTCACCTGTAGTCCCTTTCTGAACTCCAATTTTGTGTCCGCTTAAGTCCTCGAATGTCTTTGGCTCAAAAGTGGAATCTTTCTTTACAATCATTACCTGTCCTGTTGAAAGATAGGGCACTGCATCTGCCTGTTGAAGCCTTTCATCTGTAATTGTTATGCATGCGGCTCCTACATCAATTTTGTCAGCCTGAAGCGATGGGATGATAGTATCAAAGTCCATATTTACAATCTCTACTTTATCGTAACCCATCTTCTTTCCCAAAAGCCTCATAAGGTCAAGGTCAAAACCAACAAATTCCTTTGTCTTCTCATCAACATACTCAAAAGGTGGATAGTCAGCAGAAGTCCCAACCCGTAGCACACTCTCCTTTTTTGCACAGCCAGAAAAGAGCGGTACTAAAAGCAAAAGCACTAAAAATAACGCTAATACTTTCTTCATTTTTTCCTTACCTCCTGTTTTTTAGAGTATTTTATACAAAACCCCATCTCAGTCAATATATTGTAGGACAAATAAAGAAAAATTAAAAATTATCGACTTTTTTGTTCGTGTATTTGATAATTACAAGAAGCCTACTTTGTTTCTAAGATAACTTTTACTTCATATGAAGCATTTGAATCTATATTAGCGTTGCTCAGGGTGTCTTCGAGAATATCTGCGCCACTAAAAGTCTTTATGGTGTTTATGAAGTCGTTAACTTTGCTACCCTCGATTTCGAATACATACACAGAGTTTACTTCATCTACTTCCTTGAGGTTTGCAATATGTTTTAATTTCTCTATAAGAGCATCTTTGGATTCTCCGCTAATCTTAACTTTAATTTGAGGTATCTGATTAGTCATCAGGTATTGCGGACCTTTAAACTCCCTTGTTACCGTTGTTTGATTGTGTGCAAGTTGTTTCGTCAATATCAGGTTCCTTGAAAATACAACGCCAAAAACAATAATTAAAACCGCTGCAAAGGCAAATGAGTATCTAAAGAAGGTTTGCTTCCTTTCAACAAGCCCCAATTTACTTACAAAATCGGGTGTCTCTACTCTTAATTCCCTCAAGCCTTCTTTCATTTTCTTGAGGTCTTCATAATAGGAAGCGTATTCCTTGTCCTTGAGGATGTCTTCAACTTCTTCTTTTTTTACCCTGTTATCCAGGTATTCGTTAATTTTCTCTTTCATCGCTAATTAGATACTCAAAATTATAAAAAAGTTCCATATTTTTAAAAATATCCCATATCTTTTAAAATAGCCCGCAACTTGTCTCTTACTCTTGCAAGTCTCGACTTAACCGTTCCCAGAGGCACACCTAAAATTTCAGAAACTTCTTCGTAAGAAAGTCCCTCAACATCGACTAATGTTATAATCTCCCTTTCATCAATATCAAGTTTCTCTAAAGCCTCGTATAGCAATTCTTTTGTGTCGCTTTCAAGAAAAGATGCTTTCTCATCCTTCAATTTGCTTACGTCATCCCTATATTCAACATTTTGTATCCTGTTTAAGTGCTTGTATAAAGTATTTCTTGCAATTCTGTAAAGCCATGTTTTTATTGAGGATTCACCTTTAAAGTTTTTAATGTATTTAAAGGCATAAAGGTAGGCATCCAAAACAACATCCTCAGCAAGTGCTCGGTCGTGGCAAACCTGAAGGACTGAGTTAAACAAGAAATCTTGCGTTGTCCTTACAAGTATTTCCTTTGCGTTTCGGTCTCCTTTTTTCAGGCGCTCTATTAATTCTTTCTCCTCCATTATTTAATCCTTACCAATTGTATTATAATGAAAATATGAAAATTCTGTTTAGTTTTTTAATTGGATACTTGCTTGGCTCTTTTCCTGCCGCTTACATCATAACAAAGTTAAAAACAGGGCAGGACATAAGAGAAATTGGCACAAAAAATATGGGTACGGGGAATGTCTTCCACCATGTTGGCAAAGTTGAAGGGCTTATAGTATTATTCATCGATGTATTAAAAGGAAGCCTTGCGGTTATAATTGCAATTTATGGAT
This genomic interval from Caldisericum sp. contains the following:
- a CDS encoding sigma-70 family RNA polymerase sigma factor, with the protein product MEEKELIERLKKGDRNAKEILVRTTQDFLFNSVLQVCHDRALAEDVVLDAYLYAFKYIKNFKGESSIKTWLYRIARNTLYKHLNRIQNVEYRDDVSKLKDEKASFLESDTKELLYEALEKLDIDEREIITLVDVEGLSYEEVSEILGVPLGTVKSRLARVRDKLRAILKDMGYF
- a CDS encoding amino acid ABC transporter permease; this encodes MIFDISVLNLSNILYVLKGIFWTIFLTFVSIGLGLVLGSILAFGEVYLPPPFSYFFRAVGEILRGIPLMLLFLLLYFGFNLGMALSAILGLGLRSASYQGQIFRSSLEAISAGQLHAGLSLGMTKFQVFKEILVPQAIRIMIPGWTNEFITVLKDTSIAFVLGVMDIMTRADFIARSVGRYLEIYIFIALVYFVLVKISMSSLNNLYERIRIPGLGEKR
- a CDS encoding basic amino acid ABC transporter substrate-binding protein, whose protein sequence is MKKVLALFLVLLLLVPLFSGCAKKESVLRVGTSADYPPFEYVDEKTKEFVGFDLDLMRLLGKKMGYDKVEIVNMDFDTIIPSLQADKIDVGAACITITDERLQQADAVPYLSTGQVMIVKKDSTFEPKTFEDLSGHKIGVQKGTTGEEAIDKAIADGKIKNANVMRYTSAVLAITDLQNGNVDVVVTDAPVATYYTQKQEFKVTGELTKEEAGLFVKKGNTELKSKLEKALSEVKGTQDWTDLINKYFGG